The following are encoded in a window of Rubellicoccus peritrichatus genomic DNA:
- the pdeM gene encoding ligase-associated DNA damage response endonuclease PdeM, producing MERVSLELAGSKLELLPQKVVYLPAESTLLVADIHLGKSASHRGLGLYLPQGADAEDLERLRQLVRQTRSQHLIILGDLFHDRQAMAVDTMTLFENWLESLDVEVTLVIGNHDRKALKKVTELPISIRSEAYTLGSFLLAHEPQEAEGKFTLCGHLHPGVRVKDSAGCAHRAKAFWLTDSQLVLPAFGSTTSMATVAARAGDRFYVCADDRLFEVRKEI from the coding sequence ATGGAGCGTGTTTCTTTAGAACTAGCTGGATCTAAACTCGAACTGCTTCCACAGAAAGTGGTTTATTTACCAGCAGAAAGTACGCTTCTGGTAGCTGATATCCACCTCGGAAAAAGTGCGAGTCATCGAGGGCTCGGGTTGTATCTGCCTCAAGGTGCAGATGCAGAGGATCTTGAACGATTGCGTCAGTTGGTCCGGCAAACCCGCAGTCAGCACTTAATCATCTTAGGTGATCTTTTTCACGATCGTCAGGCGATGGCCGTCGATACAATGACTCTGTTTGAAAACTGGTTAGAGAGTCTGGATGTTGAAGTAACTCTCGTGATCGGAAATCATGACCGGAAGGCATTGAAAAAAGTGACTGAACTGCCAATTTCAATTAGAAGCGAAGCATACACACTTGGTTCATTTTTGTTGGCCCATGAGCCTCAAGAGGCAGAAGGCAAATTCACATTATGTGGGCATCTGCATCCTGGTGTTCGCGTCAAAGATTCCGCAGGTTGCGCTCATCGAGCAAAAGCCTTTTGGTTGACGGATTCGCAACTTGTTTTACCTGCTTTCGGTTCAACAACGAGTATGGCAACAGTCGCTGCCAGGGCAGGTGATCGATTCTACGTTTGCGCGGATGATAGACTTTTCGAAGTTCGTAAGGAGATTTAA
- a CDS encoding ligase-associated DNA damage response DEXH box helicase, with amino-acid sequence MPPTKQIEQWFETLGWKAFPFQQEAWQAYQAGKSGLIHAPTGIGKTYAAVGGPVIQALNGKLQSGLQVLWITPLRALANDTADAISRMLEGVGLNWTVEIRHGDVSSSTRQRQKRRLPELLVTTPESLTVLLSYEDASEKFSRVNCVICDEWHELLGTKRGIQTELALSRLQAINPELCRWGLSATIGNVEEALEVLTGAAINESILIEGKCEKQIEIETLLPETIEKFPWAGHLGIRLLPEVIQRIRSARTSLVFTNTRAQCEIWYQSLIKAEPELEPLIALHHGSLDRDLRNSVEQRLDSGELRAVVCTSSLDLGVDFSPVEQVIQIGSPKGIARLVQRAGRSGHQPGATSKIFGVPTNALEILEFAAAREALKRKEIEPRKPVQNALDVLLQHVITMSLNGTLTEKQLRQEVYSTAAFQKLADDDWNWIMSFAKGQTGALQAYPEYSKVIEENGVLKISEKRIERMHRMSIGTITSDSEVTVRLKSGPVLGQIEERFVTRLKPGDHFSFAGSRLELVRFRGMVALVKRAGYKAGSTPSWQGGRAPLSSELASAVSRELAEYSADHDNQQSIELKRLASLLDIQRERSDLPMSQYLLIEQCRVKRTSNLFCFPFAGRLVHEGLAALVAYRLSRQLPLTLKTTVNDYGFSLQSARKFEVDEAVIQELFQLNNLAEDLLECMNTTELARRQFREISRISGLVFQGYPGQQKTVKNVQMSASLLYDVFAKYDTDNRLLLQAKAELLERQLEQTRLRETLDRIQTVPIRLHTTKKLSPFAFPLWAEALHQQVSSESWADKIALLAAEMEA; translated from the coding sequence ATGCCACCAACAAAGCAAATTGAGCAATGGTTTGAAACGCTTGGCTGGAAAGCTTTTCCGTTTCAGCAGGAAGCGTGGCAGGCTTATCAAGCTGGAAAAAGCGGACTTATTCATGCGCCTACTGGAATTGGTAAAACCTATGCGGCCGTAGGTGGTCCAGTGATTCAAGCACTCAATGGGAAACTTCAAAGCGGTTTACAGGTTTTGTGGATCACTCCGTTACGGGCACTGGCCAATGATACTGCAGATGCGATTTCTCGGATGCTTGAGGGGGTAGGTCTTAATTGGACGGTGGAAATTCGCCACGGTGATGTTTCCTCATCGACTCGTCAGCGACAAAAGCGACGCCTCCCGGAATTATTAGTGACAACTCCAGAATCATTAACGGTGTTGTTGTCTTACGAAGATGCGTCAGAGAAATTTTCCCGTGTAAACTGCGTTATTTGTGACGAATGGCATGAGTTGCTCGGCACTAAGCGCGGTATTCAGACTGAGCTGGCGCTGTCTCGATTGCAGGCAATTAATCCAGAACTGTGCCGATGGGGGCTATCGGCGACCATTGGCAATGTAGAAGAGGCATTAGAAGTACTTACTGGCGCCGCGATTAATGAATCGATACTGATTGAAGGCAAATGCGAGAAGCAAATAGAGATCGAAACTTTGCTTCCCGAAACGATCGAAAAATTTCCCTGGGCAGGACATCTTGGAATACGCTTATTGCCTGAGGTGATCCAACGAATCCGGTCGGCACGAACTTCTCTGGTATTTACCAATACACGTGCCCAATGTGAAATATGGTATCAAAGCCTGATAAAAGCGGAGCCCGAGCTGGAACCTCTAATTGCTTTGCATCATGGATCTTTGGACCGTGATCTGCGTAACTCAGTTGAACAGCGTCTTGACTCAGGAGAGTTGAGGGCAGTCGTCTGTACATCCAGCTTGGATCTCGGTGTTGATTTCTCACCCGTTGAGCAAGTCATACAAATTGGTTCTCCCAAAGGTATCGCCCGCCTGGTTCAGCGAGCTGGCCGTAGTGGCCACCAGCCGGGGGCCACGAGCAAAATCTTCGGTGTGCCGACGAACGCGCTGGAGATTTTGGAATTTGCTGCAGCGCGTGAAGCGTTGAAACGAAAGGAGATCGAACCGCGTAAGCCAGTGCAAAACGCTCTAGATGTTTTGTTGCAGCATGTGATTACTATGTCGCTAAACGGAACACTGACTGAGAAGCAGTTGCGGCAGGAAGTCTATTCGACTGCTGCTTTCCAAAAGCTTGCCGATGACGATTGGAATTGGATCATGAGTTTTGCCAAAGGTCAAACGGGCGCCTTGCAGGCTTACCCGGAATACAGCAAAGTGATCGAAGAAAACGGTGTTTTGAAAATTTCTGAGAAGCGTATTGAGCGAATGCACCGAATGAGCATTGGAACGATTACCAGTGACTCCGAGGTAACCGTGAGGCTGAAATCCGGCCCTGTCCTGGGGCAGATAGAGGAACGTTTTGTGACTCGTCTAAAGCCTGGTGATCACTTTAGTTTTGCAGGTTCACGTTTAGAGCTCGTCCGCTTTCGTGGAATGGTTGCCCTGGTAAAACGCGCCGGTTATAAGGCAGGGAGTACTCCTAGTTGGCAAGGCGGCCGTGCACCACTTTCCTCAGAATTGGCATCGGCAGTTTCTCGTGAATTGGCAGAGTATTCCGCTGACCATGACAACCAGCAATCAATCGAACTCAAACGGCTTGCCTCATTATTGGACATTCAAAGAGAGCGCTCCGATTTACCAATGAGTCAGTATCTTTTGATTGAACAGTGTCGCGTCAAAAGAACATCCAACCTCTTTTGTTTTCCATTTGCGGGACGCCTCGTTCACGAAGGCCTTGCTGCGCTTGTCGCTTATCGCCTGAGCCGGCAGTTACCATTGACGCTTAAGACAACGGTCAATGATTATGGCTTTTCACTCCAATCAGCTCGCAAATTTGAAGTTGATGAAGCGGTCATCCAAGAGCTGTTTCAATTGAACAACTTGGCGGAAGATTTGCTGGAATGCATGAATACAACTGAATTGGCACGTCGGCAGTTTCGCGAGATTTCGCGTATTTCCGGGCTCGTCTTTCAAGGCTATCCCGGTCAGCAGAAAACGGTCAAGAACGTGCAAATGTCTGCGAGCTTGCTGTATGATGTATTTGCTAAATATGATACGGATAATCGATTGCTTTTACAAGCGAAGGCAGAGCTCCTTGAACGGCAGCTGGAACAGACCCGGCTTCGTGAAACATTGGATAGAATACAGACAGTGCCCATTCGGCTGCATACCACGAAGAAGCTCAGCCCATTTGCTTTTCCGCTTTGGGCGGAGGCACTGCATCAACAAGTCTCTAGTGAAAGCTGGGCGGATAAAATTGCTCTCCTTGCTGCAGAGATGGAGGCATAG
- a CDS encoding DUF6973 domain-containing protein — translation MNRYAVIKFLVFTSLALVSVGLHAKKKERITRAEIHAKCAEMERGPLARFEQDTVTASERKTKLQAVEQTVRNRSAYGDRITLRALDLTKIPCEKELRMCGQLGSPLSPTGNAEPLKIRDPKKRKKQAEDNWLFGYAMENWNKHDYKDAVEIFKEHRKEFGDDSPWAGESELHMGCEAQFNGRWGEAEQCFQWILDNTEVGSDIYQKAKLRLSVMYLEKGEIQTGIDSFAQMLETETSWERRTYAQSWMRQMSLYKGHLASIRNCGNKCLAEVLEMQGDTEKAKRLRLEPASGEFGFSLGELAAVAVEEGLPARAVYADLNQIGDMPLPFIAHYGDKHYVVVREQLSDGNLSVYDNRLEQLVIMSEAELAEQWSGLAVVFEDNGTVFRDPTADELMQMGGCCGLPRPEEDLGNDCDQPSGCARGKPVWSVNPINMNFYIQDVPMWYETERGPDIEIWINYNSQDSLNSLRPVGNKWTLNYASYMMQGPNGEITLVMPNGRRDVWQENNSGGTVTYTAPAERESSTLKLAPGTQNFYNLTLGDGNTYYYSIPTGMPAGENLLLTRITDPEGQSVFIDHDANGNITKVRDALSREWDFDYNANGYLETVSDPFGRTCTFGYTIALDGQSYNLTSQTDMGGISYGYDYDQNSALAYSLSALTVSGYVHDELGNPLSGVNIVSGVSGSAVTDSNGMYTVYGGFPQRFLTAEKAGYGSITAPLDSVDGDNGTLDFILTLGAPDETLVDSLESVYVSEITMPAGTTQIYIEPADGIINGMNPYPDYGADMWENYRITVTDPLEGVQEYYFNGFSNYAWYRDQNQMLSTLPWDTAPKTRFDFEIVSGNKGAISKVTYANDDYEEFSNFTSSMQPQTVRDARGETHTYTYNDQGSVLTYKNPRGYTTTYDYTSNGVDLWKVTNHEGVIEMELDYTGDLLAASGSSGTSGTASVAVGSKLLGIKDAEGNLTKFYYDVNNMLSSVVNAKLETTTFVRNDPTYPYRISSIEQGGITLREFGYDDAGRVTSQTDTVGPLATGGTVEHHTRIMAYDGLNRLTRVDYPDGTYESWNWTCCNLDYSRDRNGNQTDFYYDANQRMIARKDAQGRVTHFGYEPNGNLETLHDAEGNLTRWVYDPRNRPEFKIYADDKQVQYAYDGNGNVTDFTNARGQTIKYVFDANGNLDAMHLDGNTASIDTAAGDVDYTYDTLDRMDTMIDRFGTTVFTYDDNNRVDTVDGPWASDLIDYDYDELGRSLGRSINSVAASVVYDSLGRIDSMTNTLGTFDYQYTGTPGLLDKVVYPNQQETEYSWYGETGDFRLQQIKNIDKLGGMLSQFDYSYDPAGNIIDWRRQLGGNPATNTNYGYDKAYQLLSAVEKAVSNGTVVSSESWRYDRVGNRTFAQDGMSSQASAYNDLNQLTGSEGGPTLFSGTLDEPANVTVGGTTARLLPDGAFEAELELAPGTHDVDIVATDGSGNTASDTYQVTVPIIAAQTYLYDDDGNLVADLEKTYEWDALNRLTAINYVGTTLRSEFEYDGLSRRSRIIEKDNGVEQSNHIYLWSDSSIVEKRDSTGATVLRQYFGNGFTEGANDYFYTKDHLGSIREVVADNGSTVESKYEYTPWGEAIKIGGTGVESDFLYTGHYYHAEGNLFLTWFRAYDPGLGRWLSRDPLGFVDGPNIYAYVGNNPIRFIDPFGLSRRMPEGKCKARNKIPSYWDYFRGWRSANYATETAARRFSSINQHNTRADAFRHALWTADMTRIMGPERASRIADGHENTINNHPREKSMDLHNNDVGRQIAEENPGLDRNELEQKVYEAACDGRLQDTP, via the coding sequence ATGAATCGTTACGCCGTCATTAAGTTTTTAGTTTTTACCTCGCTTGCCCTTGTCTCTGTCGGGCTGCACGCTAAGAAAAAAGAGCGCATCACCCGCGCGGAAATCCATGCCAAGTGTGCCGAGATGGAGCGGGGTCCACTGGCCCGTTTTGAGCAGGACACAGTTACGGCCAGCGAGCGAAAAACGAAGTTGCAGGCAGTTGAACAAACCGTGCGCAATCGCTCTGCTTATGGGGACCGCATCACGCTGCGGGCTTTGGATTTGACCAAGATACCTTGCGAGAAAGAGCTGCGGATGTGCGGGCAGTTGGGGAGTCCTTTGAGTCCAACCGGCAATGCTGAACCGCTCAAGATCAGAGATCCTAAGAAACGTAAAAAGCAGGCTGAGGACAACTGGCTCTTTGGCTATGCGATGGAAAACTGGAACAAGCACGACTACAAGGATGCGGTCGAAATCTTCAAAGAGCACCGCAAGGAATTTGGAGATGACAGCCCTTGGGCAGGTGAGTCCGAGCTGCACATGGGCTGCGAGGCTCAGTTCAATGGTCGCTGGGGTGAAGCAGAACAGTGCTTCCAGTGGATACTGGATAATACGGAGGTGGGTTCCGACATCTACCAGAAGGCCAAGTTACGTCTGTCCGTCATGTATCTGGAGAAAGGTGAAATCCAAACCGGTATTGATTCCTTTGCTCAGATGCTGGAAACGGAAACCTCGTGGGAGCGTAGGACTTATGCCCAGAGCTGGATGCGTCAGATGAGTCTTTACAAAGGCCATCTGGCCAGCATTCGCAATTGCGGTAACAAATGTCTGGCTGAAGTTCTGGAAATGCAGGGCGACACCGAAAAAGCCAAGCGCTTGCGTCTTGAGCCGGCCTCAGGTGAGTTTGGTTTTTCCCTGGGTGAACTGGCCGCAGTCGCAGTGGAGGAAGGTTTACCGGCTCGTGCGGTTTATGCCGACCTTAATCAAATTGGCGACATGCCGCTTCCCTTTATCGCCCACTACGGAGATAAGCACTACGTGGTCGTGCGTGAGCAATTGAGTGATGGCAATCTAAGTGTTTATGATAATCGTTTGGAGCAACTCGTAATCATGTCCGAGGCGGAACTGGCCGAGCAATGGTCAGGGTTGGCGGTTGTCTTTGAGGATAATGGCACCGTTTTTCGTGATCCAACTGCTGATGAGCTGATGCAAATGGGTGGCTGCTGCGGACTGCCCCGCCCGGAGGAGGATCTGGGCAATGACTGTGACCAGCCATCGGGTTGTGCTCGAGGCAAGCCCGTCTGGTCGGTCAATCCGATTAACATGAATTTTTATATTCAAGACGTGCCAATGTGGTATGAAACCGAACGGGGTCCCGATATCGAAATCTGGATCAACTACAACTCTCAGGATTCACTTAACTCACTGCGTCCGGTTGGCAACAAGTGGACTTTGAATTACGCCTCTTACATGATGCAGGGGCCAAACGGTGAGATCACCCTGGTCATGCCGAACGGACGCCGTGATGTCTGGCAGGAAAACAACAGCGGCGGCACGGTCACTTACACCGCTCCCGCCGAACGTGAATCTTCCACATTAAAGTTGGCTCCAGGGACCCAGAATTTTTATAATTTAACTCTCGGCGATGGTAACACATATTATTATTCCATCCCTACCGGAATGCCCGCAGGGGAAAACCTTCTCCTGACCCGGATCACGGACCCGGAAGGGCAATCGGTTTTCATTGACCACGACGCGAATGGCAACATCACCAAAGTGCGTGATGCCTTGAGCCGGGAATGGGATTTTGACTACAACGCCAATGGTTATCTCGAAACGGTGAGTGATCCTTTTGGCCGGACCTGTACCTTTGGTTATACCATAGCCTTGGATGGGCAGTCTTATAATCTTACAAGTCAAACCGACATGGGCGGTATCAGCTACGGGTATGATTATGATCAGAACAGTGCTTTGGCATATTCTCTGAGTGCTCTTACCGTCAGCGGGTATGTCCATGATGAACTTGGCAATCCCCTCTCTGGCGTAAATATTGTTTCTGGGGTCAGTGGTAGTGCTGTGACAGATAGCAATGGCATGTATACGGTATATGGAGGATTCCCTCAGCGTTTTCTAACAGCTGAAAAAGCTGGTTATGGCTCAATTACCGCACCACTTGATTCTGTTGATGGTGATAATGGGACACTTGATTTTATTCTAACTTTGGGGGCACCTGACGAGACCTTGGTTGATAGTCTTGAGTCCGTTTACGTCAGCGAAATCACCATGCCGGCGGGAACGACTCAGATATATATTGAACCTGCCGATGGCATTATTAATGGCATGAACCCATATCCAGACTACGGAGCTGATATGTGGGAGAATTACAGAATAACCGTTACTGACCCACTTGAGGGTGTTCAAGAATACTACTTCAATGGTTTCTCCAATTATGCCTGGTACCGAGACCAGAATCAAATGCTTTCTACGTTGCCATGGGATACTGCCCCCAAGACCCGATTTGACTTCGAAATTGTTTCCGGGAACAAAGGGGCTATCAGCAAAGTGACCTATGCTAATGACGATTATGAGGAGTTTTCGAATTTCACCAGCTCCATGCAGCCGCAAACGGTCCGCGATGCAAGAGGTGAAACGCACACATACACTTACAACGATCAAGGCTCGGTCTTGACCTACAAAAACCCACGAGGTTACACCACGACTTACGATTACACTTCCAACGGCGTGGACCTTTGGAAAGTGACCAACCACGAGGGTGTGATTGAGATGGAGTTGGATTACACAGGCGATCTTCTGGCGGCTTCCGGTTCATCGGGGACCTCTGGCACGGCTTCCGTTGCTGTAGGCAGCAAGCTATTGGGGATCAAGGATGCGGAAGGCAATTTGACCAAGTTCTATTATGATGTGAACAACATGCTTTCCAGTGTGGTCAACGCGAAGCTGGAAACAACCACTTTCGTTCGCAATGATCCGACTTACCCGTATCGCATTTCAAGCATTGAGCAGGGAGGCATTACGCTGAGAGAGTTTGGTTATGATGATGCCGGGCGCGTTACTTCGCAGACCGATACCGTTGGTCCGTTGGCAACTGGCGGAACGGTTGAGCATCACACGCGAATTATGGCCTACGATGGTCTCAACCGCCTGACTCGTGTGGATTATCCCGATGGCACCTATGAGTCGTGGAATTGGACTTGTTGCAACCTCGATTACTCACGTGATCGCAACGGCAACCAGACCGATTTTTATTACGATGCCAATCAGCGCATGATTGCGCGCAAAGATGCGCAGGGCCGGGTGACGCACTTTGGCTATGAGCCGAATGGCAACCTTGAGACCCTGCATGATGCCGAGGGCAATCTGACCCGCTGGGTTTATGATCCTCGCAATCGGCCTGAGTTTAAAATTTATGCTGACGACAAACAGGTGCAGTACGCATATGATGGCAATGGCAACGTAACTGACTTCACCAACGCACGTGGTCAGACGATCAAGTATGTTTTTGATGCCAACGGCAACCTTGATGCCATGCACCTCGATGGTAACACCGCCAGCATTGACACTGCCGCCGGAGATGTCGATTACACATATGATACGCTGGACCGGATGGATACCATGATTGATCGTTTTGGCACAACGGTTTTCACCTATGATGATAACAACCGTGTTGATACGGTTGATGGTCCCTGGGCTTCGGATTTGATCGACTACGATTATGATGAGCTGGGGCGCAGTCTCGGACGTTCGATCAACTCGGTCGCTGCCAGTGTGGTTTATGATTCGCTTGGACGGATCGACAGCATGACCAATACGCTCGGTACCTTCGACTATCAATACACTGGAACCCCTGGCTTGCTCGATAAGGTGGTTTATCCAAACCAGCAGGAAACTGAGTATTCCTGGTATGGTGAAACGGGTGACTTTCGCTTGCAGCAGATCAAGAATATAGACAAGTTGGGTGGCATGCTTTCGCAGTTCGATTACAGCTACGATCCGGCCGGTAACATCATCGACTGGAGGCGTCAGCTTGGTGGCAATCCTGCGACCAATACGAACTACGGGTATGATAAAGCCTACCAGCTCTTGAGCGCAGTCGAGAAAGCTGTCTCCAACGGCACAGTCGTTTCGAGCGAATCCTGGCGCTACGACCGCGTGGGCAACCGCACCTTTGCCCAGGATGGTATGAGCTCTCAAGCATCCGCCTACAACGATCTCAATCAACTCACCGGCAGCGAAGGTGGACCGACCCTCTTCAGCGGAACTTTAGACGAACCTGCCAACGTCACCGTCGGCGGAACCACCGCACGCCTCTTGCCTGATGGTGCGTTTGAAGCAGAGTTGGAACTCGCGCCCGGAACCCACGATGTCGATATCGTCGCCACCGACGGTTCCGGCAACACCGCCAGCGACACTTATCAAGTGACAGTTCCAATCATCGCCGCCCAAACCTACCTTTACGATGATGATGGCAACCTTGTTGCTGATTTGGAAAAGACCTACGAGTGGGATGCTTTGAATCGCCTAACCGCAATCAACTATGTAGGAACGACTCTAAGGAGCGAGTTTGAGTACGATGGACTTTCGCGTCGCTCTCGCATCATTGAAAAAGATAATGGCGTTGAGCAATCGAACCACATTTATCTCTGGAGTGATTCTTCAATTGTGGAGAAACGCGATAGCACCGGAGCAACGGTCCTAAGGCAATACTTCGGCAATGGATTTACCGAAGGTGCAAACGATTACTTTTACACCAAAGATCACTTAGGAAGTATTCGCGAAGTGGTTGCAGATAATGGCAGCACTGTAGAGTCCAAGTATGAATACACTCCATGGGGCGAAGCCATCAAAATTGGTGGAACAGGCGTCGAAAGCGACTTCCTTTATACAGGGCACTACTATCATGCCGAAGGCAATTTATTCCTGACTTGGTTCCGAGCCTATGATCCCGGCTTAGGACGGTGGTTAAGCAGGGACCCGCTGGGCTTTGTGGATGGACCAAATATCTATGCGTATGTTGGAAATAATCCAATACGTTTTATCGACCCCTTCGGGTTGTCACGTAGAATGCCAGAAGGTAAATGTAAAGCTAGAAATAAAATTCCTAGTTATTGGGACTATTTTAGGGGGTGGCGTTCTGCAAACTATGCCACAGAAACAGCAGCCAGACGCTTTTCATCAATTAACCAGCACAACACTCGAGCAGATGCCTTCAGGCATGCGCTTTGGACTGCTGATATGACAAGAATCATGGGGCCAGAAAGGGCCTCCAGAATTGCAGATGGTCATGAAAACACGATAAATAATCATCCTAGAGAAAAATCAATGGATCTTCATAACAATGATGTTGGGCGACAAATTGCTGAAGAGAACCCTGGACTAGATCGAAATGAACTGGAACAAAAAGTTTATGAAGCTGCATGTGATGGTCGCCTACAAGATACACCGTGA
- a CDS encoding MIP/aquaporin family protein, with translation MFTFKAQPLVRCMSPYFAEFIGTMILILFGNGVVANVVLKKTKGNDAGWIVISWGWGMGVAVAVYTVGHISGAHINPAVTVSLASIGHFGWDQVAGYIIAQMLGAIVGSTLVWLVYLAHYREKNDPELIRATFCTSPAIRKPALNFLTEFIATAMLIFGILAIAENAAPGNKENLINLEDAFSTWFNPLLVGLLVFAIGLSLGGPTGYAINPARDLGPRIAHALLPIPNKGGSDWGYSWIPVVAPLLGGTTGAVLFHISGIAT, from the coding sequence ATGTTTACATTCAAGGCACAACCTCTCGTTCGTTGCATGTCGCCTTATTTCGCTGAATTTATTGGAACCATGATCCTGATTCTTTTCGGGAATGGAGTCGTGGCCAATGTCGTTCTGAAAAAGACCAAAGGCAATGATGCCGGCTGGATTGTGATCAGCTGGGGCTGGGGCATGGGTGTTGCGGTTGCAGTTTACACAGTTGGTCATATCAGCGGAGCACATATCAATCCGGCAGTCACCGTCTCCCTGGCAAGCATTGGTCATTTCGGTTGGGATCAAGTTGCCGGATACATCATTGCCCAAATGCTCGGCGCCATAGTCGGGTCGACGCTGGTCTGGTTGGTTTATCTCGCCCACTATCGCGAAAAAAACGACCCGGAACTCATCCGTGCAACCTTCTGCACCTCACCCGCAATCCGCAAACCAGCTCTCAACTTCCTCACGGAATTCATTGCCACCGCCATGCTCATCTTTGGGATTCTTGCCATCGCGGAGAATGCAGCCCCCGGCAATAAGGAAAATCTGATCAATCTTGAGGATGCGTTCTCTACCTGGTTCAACCCGCTGCTTGTCGGCTTACTGGTTTTTGCGATTGGACTGTCACTTGGCGGCCCCACCGGCTACGCGATCAACCCGGCCCGTGACCTCGGTCCACGCATTGCCCATGCCCTGCTGCCCATTCCCAACAAAGGCGGCAGCGACTGGGGCTATAGCTGGATCCCAGTCGTCGCTCCCCTTCTCGGCGGCACCACTGGGGCTGTCCTTTTTCACATCAGTGGAATCGCCACCTGA
- the glpK gene encoding glycerol kinase GlpK, with product MPHILALDQGTTSSRAIVFNEAGSIVAMAQQEFPQHFPKSGWVEHDANDIWNSQETVAREALKKANLTATDIAAIGITNQRETTLLWDRKTGEPIGNAIVWQDRRTSSYCDDLERSGGDILIRRKTGLLIDPYFSGTKVNWMLEHYDGARKRAEAGELAFGTVDTWLVWKLTGGAVHATDPTNACRTLLYNIHEEQWDDELLQLLDVPHEVLPEVKPSSGVFGECAADSIAPGVPIAGIGGDQQAALFGQTCYTPGMAKNTYGTGCFLLMNLGEEPRPSKHNLLTTIGWKLGEAPTHYALEGSVFIGGAAVQWLRDGLGIIKSAPEVEPLAASVPDSGGAYMVSAFAGLGAPHWDPEARGMIIGIERGTTAAHLARAALDGVAFRVADLLTAMNEDAGVPLKELRVDGGASANNLLMQIQADLLQVPVVRPECVETTALGAAYLAGLATGVWRNTEELAAHWKIDRTFEPQISADEAAERHRQWSRAIERAKKWQEL from the coding sequence ATGCCTCACATACTAGCCCTAGATCAGGGAACCACGAGTTCCCGCGCCATTGTTTTTAATGAAGCCGGCAGCATTGTTGCCATGGCCCAACAGGAATTCCCCCAGCACTTTCCGAAGAGTGGTTGGGTCGAACATGATGCCAATGATATCTGGAATTCGCAGGAGACGGTTGCCCGTGAGGCTTTAAAAAAGGCAAACCTGACAGCCACGGACATTGCCGCCATTGGCATCACCAACCAGCGGGAAACCACCTTGCTTTGGGACCGCAAGACAGGCGAGCCAATCGGCAACGCCATCGTCTGGCAGGACCGGCGTACATCGAGCTATTGTGATGATTTGGAGCGTTCGGGCGGAGACATTCTTATCCGGCGTAAAACCGGACTATTGATCGATCCCTATTTTTCCGGGACGAAAGTCAATTGGATGCTGGAGCACTACGACGGAGCCAGAAAGCGCGCCGAAGCTGGTGAGCTGGCCTTCGGCACAGTTGACACCTGGCTCGTCTGGAAACTAACCGGCGGAGCCGTCCATGCGACCGATCCAACCAATGCCTGCCGGACATTGCTTTATAACATCCATGAAGAACAATGGGACGACGAGCTACTGCAATTGCTCGATGTGCCACATGAAGTGCTCCCCGAAGTAAAACCATCGTCCGGTGTCTTTGGCGAATGCGCAGCGGATAGCATCGCACCGGGAGTTCCTATTGCTGGTATCGGTGGAGACCAGCAGGCCGCCCTTTTTGGCCAGACCTGCTACACCCCGGGTATGGCAAAAAACACTTATGGGACAGGATGTTTCTTGCTAATGAATCTTGGTGAGGAGCCCAGGCCCTCAAAGCATAATCTGCTGACCACTATCGGCTGGAAGCTGGGAGAAGCTCCAACCCACTATGCGCTGGAAGGCAGTGTGTTTATCGGTGGAGCTGCAGTCCAGTGGCTACGCGATGGGCTCGGCATCATAAAGTCAGCCCCCGAAGTCGAACCACTGGCGGCGAGCGTCCCGGACAGCGGCGGCGCCTACATGGTATCGGCTTTTGCCGGACTGGGCGCGCCCCACTGGGATCCTGAAGCCCGTGGCATGATTATCGGCATCGAGCGCGGAACCACCGCCGCTCATCTGGCAAGGGCCGCATTGGATGGAGTCGCCTTCAGGGTGGCAGACTTACTGACTGCGATGAATGAAGACGCTGGTGTTCCTTTGAAGGAACTAAGGGTCGACGGTGGTGCATCCGCCAACAACTTGCTCATGCAAATCCAGGCCGACCTGCTGCAAGTCCCGGTCGTTCGTCCGGAATGCGTGGAAACCACCGCCCTCGGTGCCGCCTACCTTGCAGGGCTGGCAACTGGTGTCTGGAGAAACACAGAAGAGCTCGCGGCTCATTGGAAAATCGACCGCACCTTTGAACCTCAGATCTCCGCCGATGAGGCTGCTGAACGACACAGGCAATGGTCCCGCGCCATTGAACGTGCTAAAAAGTGGCAGGAACTTTAA